Within the Rhodothermales bacterium genome, the region TCGAAAGGGGCAGCGCTGCGCTCATCGTCGATCTTCGCGGCAACACCGGGGGGCATCCTCGGTTGGCTTCGCAGCTTCTGTCACACCTTGTCGCCGAGCCGTTCCGGTACTTCGTTGGCGACTCGACGGGCAGTGGTGACCTCGCGTCTCTCTATCGCGAACAGGTGCCAGCCAACAACACGTTCACCGGGCAGGTGGTCGTCCTGATGGACGGGGCCGGAGTTTCAACGACCGGCCATTTTCTCTCACTCGCCAGGGTCTTGCGAGTCGCGACGCTCATCGGTGAAGAGTCGGGCAGCTCGTTCTGGTCGAACGATAATAGCCACAGGGCTGTGCTCCCTGCCTCTAACCTTGAGGTCAACGTCCCAACGCACATCTTCTCAACCGTCTCCGACGGTCTGAATCCGACGCGTGGTGTCCCGCCCGACATAGCTGGTATTGCGACTCCGGAGGATTTTCTTGAGGGCCGTGACTCGGCTCTGCGACATGCGCTTGATTGGATCGATGGTCACTAGCCCGACACCCGGACACCCGGCATGACCATTTCCTTCCCGGAGTCTGCCTACGGCAGAAAGCGGTATTCCCGGGCATCATCTTGCCGCTCAGACTCTTAAGAGAGGTTTTTAATCCACCGCACCGTGAGATATCATGCTCTGGAAGGCCCAGATCCAGTCACTCATTCCTGCACTCCTCATTGTCTCGCCGCTAGTCGCGCAGCCTTCATCTTCGGATAATTCGTATTCACTGAAGGGCAGGCACGGCCTGTCAGTGAACGTCGGGCTCCTCAATTGGTCAGCAGTCGAGGCCGGTGTAGGTGTCGGCAGTGTCGAGACCAACGTCCGTCTGAATGGATTTCTTGGATCCGTCGCGTATGATTTCTGGATTGAAGACTACTTGTCCTTGACCGTCTCAGCGGGGGGGACCGGTGTGGGAGTTTCGGCAGACGTTTCTGCCGGAACTGTTCGTTCGGAAACCGATGCGGTCGGCTTCGTTCTCGTCGGACTTACCTACTATCCTCCCGCGGTTGTTTTCCGACCCAACGTTCTGGGATTTGTCTCGGCTGCGGTCGGACCCTACCGCGGGTCTGCAACCAATACGAGCGTCGGCCCGCTGTCGGTTTCCGCGGAAAGTATCAACGAGACGGCGATCGGTGCGCGTGTTGTCATGGGCGTCGACTGGATCGCGAAGCGGCGGCTCGTGGCAGGTGTGAGTCTCGGATACCACGTGATGGCAGATTTCGATCGGTCGATCGGTGGTTCCGACAACTACAGCGGTCCGGAGATGTCCGTGTCGCTGGGTGTCTTGTTGGGACGATCTCGCCCGGCCGGAGATTCAATGGCCGGTTCGCAGGATTAGCAGCTGGCAGGCGAGCATTAGGTGCAATAAAATCGACCGCGACGGTGTGCGCCCGAAGACCTTTGAGTTCAGCTGGAGTGCGAGGTAGCGGAACAGGGTGAGAGTCGCGGCACGAGTGCTCGGAGTCTGCGGTCGTGCATTTCAAAGCGAACGACGCCGGGCGCGTCGGCGCCAGCGTCGAAGAACACTCTACTCGGTGTCAGGCGAATTCCGCAGCGATCGTTGCCTCAACCAGTACCACGAGATCGGCAGCCCCGTGGCCACGAACGCGATGTCGACCAGGGATTTCTCCCACTCGAAGATCGCGCGGAAGCCCAGCAGCCCGACGAGCCCGCAGAGATAGATAACCGGCAGCAGCGGATACCCCGGCATCCGGAAAGCCTGCTCCTCGCCGACGCCATCGCGCCTGAACTTCAGCAACGCCAGCGTCGTCATCGTGTAAAAAATCAGGATCGCGAAGACCATCCCGGCGGCGATGTTCTCGAACGATCCGCGGGCGATCAGTATCACCGACGCCCAGACGACGTGCGCAAGGATCGCTCGGTTCGGCGTTCGGAACCGCTGGTGTACGTGGTCGAACCACTTGAAGAACAACCCGTCGTGCGCCATGGCATAGTAGACGCGACTCGCGGACATCGTCGTGCCGTTGATGCTCGACACCGCCGACACGATCGCGAGGATGGCCACGGCGCCAGCACCTACAGTTCCGATCATGATCGAAGCGATGTCGGCGGCCGGCGTCGCCGTCGCCCGCAGCGCTTCCATCCCCAGCACATAGTGGTATATCGTGATCACTGCCCAGTAGATCACGAGCACGATCCCCAGTCCGTACAGCATGCTCTTCGGAATCACCTGTCGCGGATTCTTCATCTCGCCGGCCACATAGCCCACGCGATCCCAGCCCGCGTGCGTGAACACGATGAGCATCAGGGCTGGAATCAGGTTACCGAGGAAACCGGCGTCCGTCATCGGTTGCGAAACCTCTGCCAGTTTGCTCTCGGTGCCGCCAAGAAGGGCTGCGAAGAGCAAGGCAAACGCAGCGAGTCCTGCCACCTTGGCAACGGTCGTAACTCGCTGAAACAGTGCCGCCCACTGCACGCCGACGTAGTTGAATAGTCCAACCAGTGCGATCACGGAGAGGGCGGTCACGGTGTGTGACCAACCCTCAAGAGGAAAGAAGAATCCCAGATAGTCGGCAGAGATGATGGCGAGGGCTGCTCCAGGGCTCGTCCGGATGATGAACAGCTGCGCCCAGCCAAACATGAAGCCTGCAAACGGCCCGAAGGCCTTCGTAATGTAGGCATACTCGCCGCCGGTTGTCGGGATGCGCGTACCAAGCTCCGCGTAGATTAATCCCCCAACCATCACGAACGCGCCCACAATCAGCCACGTCAGGATCACGCCGCCGAACGACGAGAAGTAGCCGGCGATGATGTACGGCGTCGAGTAGATCCCCGAGCCGATCGTGATCCCGATGAGCAGCGCGACCCCGTCGAAGGTGGTGAGGGACTTGCGAAGGGTGGGTTGTGACAGGTTAGGATTCACGGCGCACGATGCAACTGGGGGCTCGCAGTAGTCCGACCAGCCGATGCAGGCTGGAGCGTACTTATCCAAGAATAGCGGATTAAAGACGTGAACGCTACCGGGAAGCGAGTGCGCCTCCTGAGCACGTCAGCCGAAACTCCCTACGGACAGCTTCCAGTCAATCGACGCTAGTCCACCGGACCGAGGTACTGGTCGAGCCAGTCGAGAGTCTCCCGGATGAGGTCGTTCTTCGGAATAATGTGGTCGCTTTCGAACAGCTTGAGCTCCT harbors:
- a CDS encoding APC family permease is translated as MNPNLSQPTLRKSLTTFDGVALLIGITIGSGIYSTPYIIAGYFSSFGGVILTWLIVGAFVMVGGLIYAELGTRIPTTGGEYAYITKAFGPFAGFMFGWAQLFIIRTSPGAALAIISADYLGFFFPLEGWSHTVTALSVIALVGLFNYVGVQWAALFQRVTTVAKVAGLAAFALLFAALLGGTESKLAEVSQPMTDAGFLGNLIPALMLIVFTHAGWDRVGYVAGEMKNPRQVIPKSMLYGLGIVLVIYWAVITIYHYVLGMEALRATATPAADIASIMIGTVGAGAVAILAIVSAVSSINGTTMSASRVYYAMAHDGLFFKWFDHVHQRFRTPNRAILAHVVWASVILIARGSFENIAAGMVFAILIFYTMTTLALLKFRRDGVGEEQAFRMPGYPLLPVIYLCGLVGLLGFRAIFEWEKSLVDIAFVATGLPISWYWLRQRSLRNSPDTE